Proteins encoded together in one Oceanobacillus iheyensis HTE831 window:
- a CDS encoding TRAP transporter substrate-binding protein: MQNSYIRNCVLLIMSLFIILVLTSCANKPSSKPGDSVEENHNLIVSHFQPGNHPIQTKILDGLADDLNEQTDGSITMEFYPSNTLGDAGSQYDMAVTREADIALSVHGYSPGRFPLVTIMELPFLAESAEHASEILMTLYEEFPEMQEEHADTYPLFLFSAEPAQIISKDFRIETPEDIKGLRVRSPSPMANNIIETLGATPVSMPMGDVYESLERGVIDAAVVPFESLYNYSFHEVTNYITMGDFSATPFFSVMSKKTYENFSDDDQFVLDNLIGKELAKEAGSIYDVDGKKGFETAIESGAEVIELEGDALIQWKKALEPVVNEWIEERTAEGYPAQEIYDRAMELKEELSDREE, from the coding sequence ATGCAAAACAGTTACATCAGAAATTGTGTTCTCTTAATCATGTCTTTATTTATCATATTGGTTTTAACATCCTGTGCCAATAAACCATCATCCAAACCAGGGGATTCAGTCGAGGAAAACCATAACCTAATAGTTTCTCACTTTCAGCCTGGAAATCATCCAATTCAAACCAAAATCCTTGATGGACTTGCTGATGATTTGAATGAACAAACAGATGGAAGCATAACAATGGAATTTTATCCATCCAATACACTCGGTGATGCCGGATCACAATATGATATGGCTGTAACAAGAGAAGCAGATATTGCTTTAAGTGTACATGGTTACTCGCCTGGAAGATTCCCACTTGTGACAATTATGGAACTACCATTTCTAGCGGAATCTGCGGAACATGCTTCGGAAATTCTAATGACCTTATATGAAGAGTTTCCGGAAATGCAGGAGGAGCATGCAGATACGTATCCATTATTTTTGTTCTCGGCTGAACCTGCCCAGATTATAAGTAAAGATTTTAGAATTGAAACACCTGAAGATATAAAAGGTTTACGTGTACGATCCCCATCTCCAATGGCAAATAATATTATTGAGACGTTAGGAGCGACACCAGTCTCTATGCCGATGGGAGATGTTTATGAATCGTTAGAAAGAGGTGTAATCGATGCTGCAGTCGTACCTTTTGAATCCCTTTATAATTATAGTTTCCATGAGGTAACAAATTATATTACAATGGGTGATTTCTCTGCTACACCATTTTTTAGTGTGATGAGCAAGAAAACCTATGAAAATTTCAGTGACGACGATCAATTCGTACTAGATAATCTAATAGGGAAAGAACTGGCAAAAGAAGCTGGAAGTATCTATGATGTGGACGGGAAAAAAGGCTTTGAAACAGCAATTGAAAGCGGGGCAGAGGTGATTGAATTAGAAGGAGACGCTTTAATTCAATGGAAAAAAGCATTAGAACCGGTGGTTAATGAGTGGATTGAAGAAAGAACAGCAGAAGGCTACCCTGCACAAGAAATCTATGACAGGGCAATGGAATTGAAAGAGGAACTCAGTGATAGAGAGGAGTAG
- a CDS encoding TRAP transporter small permease, with product MERFISKLNVGLLYIAQAVLIIMVFLVTADVLGRWIFKQPITGAVELTELGLSMVIFLSIGYTHLKEEHISIDFLIERLPSKAQRLVDVLINIIIMVVMVLMALSLFWYSERLLISGTVTGDLGLPIYLFAAVSGIGAIVFALTALMLAIKYFARVGEK from the coding sequence GTGGAGAGGTTTATATCAAAATTAAATGTAGGGTTACTTTATATTGCCCAAGCTGTTTTAATTATTATGGTATTCTTAGTCACCGCAGATGTATTAGGTCGCTGGATTTTCAAACAGCCAATTACTGGTGCTGTAGAACTTACAGAACTCGGACTTTCAATGGTCATCTTTTTAAGCATTGGATATACTCATTTAAAAGAAGAACATATTTCAATTGATTTTTTGATTGAACGACTACCTAGTAAAGCTCAACGACTTGTAGATGTACTTATAAATATAATTATTATGGTGGTAATGGTATTAATGGCTTTAAGTCTGTTCTGGTACTCAGAGCGACTACTTATTTCAGGTACAGTGACAGGGGATTTAGGCCTTCCAATTTACTTATTCGCTGCAGTGTCAGGAATTGGTGCAATTGTATTTGCTTTAACTGCCTTAATGTTAGCCATCAAATACTTTGCAAGGGTGGGTGAAAAATGA
- the hpaI gene encoding 2,4-dihydroxyhept-2-ene-1,7-dioic acid aldolase, with the protein MSTKYDAIKKRLRGSIAPVITPFKVNGDIDFKKQSELIEFQIENGTHAISVTGTSGEPSSLTTEERVQVMENAIKTINGRIPFAPGTGSTNHDETMYVTKKAEEMGADAAMVIVPYYNKPNQEALYDHFKTVADSVDIPIIIYNIPGRTAQNMEVKTMARLVKDCPNIVGAKESNKDFEHVNRVLLNCGRDFLLFSGIELLCYPMLAIGGAGSISATANVEPKKVAEMHNAWEEGDIKRAQDLHFELMNLNDVLFKDTNPAPVKAALGMMGMIEPVLRRPMGLPSDALQEEIRDTLVKYGKIEKIASV; encoded by the coding sequence ATGAGTACGAAATACGATGCTATAAAAAAAAGATTGAGAGGTTCAATCGCACCGGTAATCACACCATTTAAAGTGAACGGAGATATTGATTTTAAAAAACAGTCTGAATTAATCGAGTTTCAAATTGAAAATGGAACACATGCGATTTCTGTAACGGGTACTTCTGGAGAACCAAGCTCGCTTACTACAGAAGAGCGTGTTCAAGTAATGGAAAATGCAATCAAAACTATTAATGGTAGAATTCCGTTCGCTCCGGGAACTGGATCTACTAACCATGATGAAACAATGTACGTAACAAAGAAAGCGGAAGAAATGGGCGCAGATGCCGCAATGGTTATTGTTCCTTATTATAATAAACCAAACCAGGAAGCATTGTATGATCATTTCAAAACAGTAGCTGATTCCGTAGATATTCCGATTATCATCTATAATATACCAGGACGGACTGCGCAAAATATGGAAGTGAAAACGATGGCGCGTCTAGTAAAAGATTGTCCTAATATTGTTGGAGCGAAGGAATCAAATAAAGACTTTGAACATGTTAATAGAGTATTGCTTAACTGTGGCAGAGACTTCTTATTGTTTTCAGGAATTGAACTTTTATGCTACCCAATGCTAGCAATTGGAGGAGCTGGATCCATTAGTGCAACAGCTAACGTGGAGCCTAAGAAGGTAGCAGAAATGCATAATGCTTGGGAAGAAGGGGACATCAAACGAGCGCAGGATCTTCACTTTGAATTAATGAACCTAAATGATGTGCTGTTTAAAGATACAAACCCTGCCCCAGTGAAAGCTGCACTCGGAATGATGGGCATGATTGAACCCGTATTACGTAGACCAATGGGATTGCCTTCAGATGCATTGCAAGAAGAAATTCGTGACACCCTTGTGAAATACGGAAAAATAGAAAAAATAGCTTCGGTTTAG
- a CDS encoding 5-carboxymethyl-2-hydroxymuconate Delta-isomerase — protein sequence MPHLIIEYTANLKEETDMMELLKKVNDSLLSHSTIIPIGGLRTRAIEIKDYLIADGTEDDAFVHATLKLGGGRTEEEKKLLCNDLFATIKDHFIDLYEKRYLALSLELHEFTNPTYKQNNIHARYKKE from the coding sequence ATGCCACATCTGATAATCGAATACACAGCCAATCTAAAAGAAGAAACCGATATGATGGAATTATTAAAGAAGGTGAATGATTCCCTGCTCTCCCATTCTACAATTATTCCAATCGGAGGGCTACGTACAAGAGCAATTGAAATAAAAGATTATCTTATAGCGGATGGAACAGAAGACGATGCATTTGTACATGCCACCCTAAAACTTGGTGGCGGTCGGACAGAAGAAGAAAAAAAGTTACTCTGTAATGATTTATTTGCAACAATTAAAGATCATTTTATCGATTTATATGAAAAACGTTACTTAGCATTATCACTGGAACTACATGAATTTACGAATCCTACTTATAAGCAGAATAACATTCATGCACGATATAAAAAGGAATAA
- a CDS encoding flavin reductase family protein, translating into MDSREFRNAMGRFATGVTVITTNDGAGAHGMTANAFMSISLEPKLITISIDNKANMLNKIKAAGQYAVNFLSDEQQDISMNFAGQKKKEDGVDFDFIQGIPVIKDSLASIVCDVDQEIVVGDHTLFIGRVLDVELTEGNPLTFYCGKYGNYRQKECV; encoded by the coding sequence ATGGATAGCAGAGAGTTTCGTAATGCGATGGGAAGATTTGCAACGGGTGTAACGGTTATCACAACAAATGATGGTGCTGGTGCACATGGAATGACAGCGAATGCATTTATGTCAATTTCACTGGAACCAAAACTGATAACGATCTCTATTGATAACAAGGCAAATATGCTAAATAAAATTAAAGCAGCCGGACAATATGCAGTAAACTTCCTCTCAGATGAACAGCAAGATATTTCTATGAATTTTGCTGGTCAGAAGAAAAAAGAAGACGGTGTTGATTTCGATTTTATTCAAGGTATACCGGTTATTAAAGATTCGTTAGCCTCCATTGTCTGTGATGTGGATCAAGAGATTGTAGTTGGGGACCATACTTTGTTTATCGGTAGAGTACTAGATGTGGAATTAACGGAAGGCAATCCATTGACTTTCTATTGTGGCAAGTACGGAAATTACAGACAGAAAGAATGCGTTTGA
- the hpaD gene encoding 3,4-dihydroxyphenylacetate 2,3-dioxygenase: MNFDIKRTGRAVLHVTDLDKSREFYDALGLIETESDDENIFYRAIEDHNHHCLWLKKKPEAAVEVISYRVNADEDLEELAAFFQSQGTEVKWMEKGTQKGIGRTIRIQDISGMPVEFYFEMDKVERMLQRFDIHVGAKVQRIDHFNCAVPDVQKAYDYYIKELGFACSEYTTSKGEDNIWAAWLHRKPGVHDTAFMNSVGPRLHHIGFWLKDPMSLIDGCDYLAAKGLSKTIERGPGRHGLSNAFFLYLRDPDGHRIELYNGDYYTGDSDFDPIEWDLDDPQRQTFWGHEAPDSWFDEASTFLNVYTGEKIDTKQPTLEKRKPSTVI, translated from the coding sequence ATGAACTTTGATATTAAACGTACTGGACGTGCTGTACTTCATGTTACAGATTTAGACAAATCAAGAGAGTTTTATGATGCACTTGGCTTAATCGAAACGGAATCAGATGATGAGAACATTTTCTATCGCGCAATTGAAGATCATAATCATCATTGCCTTTGGTTAAAAAAGAAACCAGAAGCAGCTGTAGAAGTAATTAGCTATCGAGTCAATGCAGACGAAGACCTTGAGGAATTAGCAGCATTCTTTCAGAGTCAAGGAACAGAAGTAAAGTGGATGGAAAAAGGTACCCAAAAAGGAATTGGACGTACCATTCGCATTCAAGATATTTCTGGAATGCCTGTTGAATTCTATTTTGAAATGGATAAAGTAGAGCGCATGCTGCAGCGTTTTGACATTCATGTAGGTGCAAAAGTGCAGCGTATCGATCACTTCAACTGTGCAGTACCTGATGTACAAAAAGCTTATGACTATTATATAAAAGAGCTTGGCTTTGCTTGCTCAGAGTACACTACTTCTAAAGGAGAAGATAATATTTGGGCAGCATGGTTACACCGAAAACCTGGCGTGCATGACACAGCTTTCATGAACAGTGTAGGACCACGACTTCACCATATTGGTTTCTGGTTAAAAGACCCAATGAGCCTAATCGATGGATGTGACTACCTAGCTGCAAAAGGATTATCTAAAACAATTGAGCGAGGACCAGGACGCCATGGGTTGTCTAATGCATTCTTCTTATATTTAAGAGATCCAGACGGACACCGTATCGAATTGTATAATGGCGATTATTACACTGGGGATTCTGATTTTGATCCAATTGAATGGGATTTAGATGATCCTCAACGTCAAACTTTCTGGGGACATGAAGCGCCAGATAGTTGGTTTGACGAGGCTTCGACATTCCTGAATGTTTATACAGGGGAAAAAATTGACACCAAACAGCCAACATTAGAAAAAAGAAAACCAAGCACCGTAATATAA
- the hpaE gene encoding 5-carboxymethyl-2-hydroxymuconate semialdehyde dehydrogenase, with the protein MSGNQEVDVLSGKHEELANKLDDIKLYINGEFMDAEDRGTFDNISPFSNEKINSVASGQAADIDKAVQSAKKAFKGEWGNLKQVERLEYVYKIGDLIEQHTDEIAILESLDTGLPISQTRKQVSRSANNFRFYADTVKSQMYGEVYQVDDEFINYTVRSAVGVAGLITPWNAPFMLETWKIAPALATGNTVILKPAEWSPLTANRMAEIIDQAGLPDGVFNIVHGFGETAGDALVKHPDVQLISFTGETTTGSTIMRNGADALKRFSMELGGKSPIIVFEDADLERALDAATWGIFSFNGERCTANSRLYLHESIADEFIEKLKQRVWNIRVGDPLENNTQIGPLIKTEHYNNVKKYLKIAEEEGCEIISGVIPKELNRGNYVAPTILLNASNEMRVVQEEIFGPVIAVMTFNDETEVIEKANDVRYGLAGYVWTNDMKRGHRVAHAIDSGMLWVNSQNVRDLRTPFGGSKDSGIGREGGHYAFEFYTEQKIIHVAIGDHHIPQFGK; encoded by the coding sequence ATGTCTGGAAACCAAGAAGTGGATGTCTTATCTGGGAAACATGAAGAATTAGCAAACAAGCTAGATGATATTAAGCTATATATAAACGGGGAATTTATGGATGCTGAAGATAGAGGGACCTTTGACAATATTAGTCCTTTCTCCAATGAGAAGATTAATAGTGTAGCCTCAGGTCAAGCAGCAGATATTGACAAAGCTGTCCAAAGTGCAAAGAAAGCATTTAAAGGGGAGTGGGGAAATTTAAAGCAAGTGGAACGCTTGGAATATGTTTATAAAATCGGGGACCTTATTGAACAGCATACGGATGAAATTGCAATATTAGAATCATTAGACACGGGTCTTCCAATCAGCCAAACGAGAAAACAAGTATCACGTTCTGCGAATAACTTCCGCTTTTACGCAGATACCGTGAAATCACAAATGTATGGAGAAGTGTACCAAGTAGACGATGAATTCATTAATTACACGGTACGTTCTGCAGTTGGTGTCGCAGGACTTATTACTCCTTGGAATGCTCCATTTATGCTTGAAACATGGAAAATTGCTCCAGCATTAGCAACAGGTAACACGGTCATTTTAAAACCTGCTGAATGGTCACCATTAACTGCTAATCGGATGGCAGAAATTATCGATCAAGCTGGTCTTCCTGATGGTGTTTTTAATATTGTGCACGGTTTTGGTGAAACGGCAGGAGATGCATTAGTTAAACATCCTGATGTTCAGCTTATTTCCTTCACGGGTGAAACCACTACTGGATCTACTATCATGAGAAATGGGGCAGATGCATTGAAACGTTTTTCCATGGAGTTGGGCGGTAAATCACCTATTATCGTTTTTGAAGATGCAGACTTGGAAAGAGCCCTTGATGCAGCCACTTGGGGAATATTCTCATTTAATGGTGAGCGCTGTACAGCAAACTCAAGATTGTATCTACATGAAAGTATTGCAGATGAATTTATCGAAAAATTAAAACAACGGGTTTGGAATATTCGAGTTGGTGATCCGTTAGAAAACAATACACAGATTGGACCGCTTATAAAAACGGAACATTATAACAATGTAAAAAAGTATCTCAAGATTGCTGAAGAAGAAGGCTGTGAAATTATTAGCGGCGTTATTCCTAAAGAATTAAACCGTGGCAATTACGTAGCTCCAACTATTTTACTAAATGCATCCAATGAAATGCGTGTTGTGCAAGAAGAAATTTTTGGACCTGTCATTGCAGTAATGACATTTAACGACGAAACAGAAGTAATTGAAAAAGCAAACGATGTTAGATATGGACTTGCTGGATATGTATGGACAAATGATATGAAACGTGGGCATCGTGTAGCACATGCAATTGATTCAGGTATGTTATGGGTGAACTCGCAAAATGTGCGTGACCTCAGAACGCCATTCGGTGGTTCAAAAGATAGTGGAATCGGACGTGAAGGTGGACACTATGCATTTGAATTCTATACCGAGCAAAAAATTATCCATGTAGCCATTGGTGATCATCATATACCGCAGTTTGGAAAGTAA
- a CDS encoding fumarylacetoacetate hydrolase family protein, whose protein sequence is MSSVKFKHQGVQQLKEGIYQPDQKLLKFDGKQCSLDDLSLDVPINGTVYGTLLNYKGEYAELESSMNEDPYKTPPKAPILYIKPINTHIGYGMTIPLPEGVEKVSIGAALGVVIGKPAKNIRKENALDYVAGYTIVNDVSIPNESYYRPAYKEKARDGFCPIGPWVLRRDAIENPNELGIRVYINGEIKQENTTSNLIRSVEQLMEEVTDFMTLYEGDVLLVGVPENAPIAKENDRVIIEIDNIGTLVNKVEKEKVDVGGVMV, encoded by the coding sequence ATGAGTAGTGTGAAATTTAAGCACCAAGGAGTTCAACAATTAAAAGAAGGAATTTATCAACCTGATCAAAAGCTTTTGAAATTCGATGGAAAGCAATGTTCTTTGGATGATTTATCATTGGATGTACCTATAAATGGAACAGTTTATGGAACATTACTGAATTATAAAGGCGAATATGCCGAGTTAGAGTCTTCTATGAATGAGGATCCATATAAAACTCCACCAAAAGCTCCTATTTTATACATAAAGCCGATTAATACACATATCGGATATGGTATGACAATTCCGTTGCCAGAAGGAGTAGAAAAGGTATCTATTGGGGCTGCTTTGGGAGTCGTTATTGGTAAACCAGCTAAAAACATCAGAAAAGAAAACGCTCTAGATTATGTGGCTGGTTATACGATCGTAAATGATGTAAGTATACCAAATGAGAGTTATTATCGTCCTGCATATAAAGAAAAAGCAAGGGATGGATTTTGCCCGATAGGTCCATGGGTTCTTCGTCGTGATGCTATAGAAAATCCAAATGAACTTGGGATTCGTGTTTACATCAATGGCGAAATAAAACAGGAAAATACAACGTCAAATTTAATCCGTTCTGTTGAACAATTAATGGAAGAGGTAACAGATTTCATGACGCTTTATGAAGGTGATGTATTATTGGTTGGTGTTCCGGAAAACGCTCCAATTGCAAAAGAAAATGATCGCGTTATCATTGAGATCGACAATATAGGAACTTTAGTAAATAAGGTAGAAAAAGAGAAAGTAGATGTAGGAGGCGTTATGGTATGA
- a CDS encoding TRAP transporter large permease: MSPELIGFLGIIAILILFFLKIPIAVSLILVSLLGTSFIRGWEVAFAQLGRTPFDTSSNYSLSVIPLFILMGMILSYTGIGKDLYRLVDTWIGHLRGGLAMATIGTAAIFSSISGSLNATTATVAKIALPEMDKYNYKPGLSTSSVAAGGTLGILIPPSVILILYGILTREPIGALLISGIIPGVLQITIFIITIYILVRKDPSIAPPREEKASILEKLHSLKNIWPFMGLFLVSIGGIYLGIFTPTEAAGVGAFGALLFALISRKLTWETLKDSLSESIRLTAFIFFILIGANLFGQFLAISRIPVMLTTYVGNLDLHAYIILIGILAVLLVLGCFIESLALIVITLPILYPIITELGFNGIWFGVIMIMVINIGALTPPLGISVYVIKGVARNIPIQSIFRGVVPMIIAMIVCVAILVVFPQIVTVLPDLMK; the protein is encoded by the coding sequence ATGAGCCCAGAACTTATTGGATTTTTAGGTATTATAGCTATTTTGATACTGTTTTTCCTGAAGATTCCAATTGCTGTATCTCTTATTCTTGTTAGTTTACTAGGAACAAGTTTCATTAGAGGGTGGGAGGTAGCCTTTGCACAGTTGGGGAGAACCCCTTTTGATACATCTAGTAATTATTCACTAAGTGTTATTCCGTTATTTATTCTGATGGGTATGATTCTTTCTTATACAGGAATTGGTAAAGATTTGTATAGATTGGTAGACACTTGGATTGGCCATTTACGGGGTGGTCTTGCGATGGCTACCATTGGCACGGCAGCTATATTCTCATCCATTTCGGGTTCTTTAAATGCTACTACTGCAACAGTAGCAAAAATCGCATTGCCAGAAATGGACAAATATAATTATAAACCAGGGCTTTCGACTTCTAGTGTTGCAGCAGGAGGCACACTAGGGATTTTAATCCCTCCAAGTGTAATTTTAATTTTGTACGGAATTCTGACAAGAGAACCCATAGGTGCGTTATTAATTTCCGGCATTATTCCTGGTGTTTTGCAGATCACTATATTTATCATTACGATTTATATTCTTGTTCGTAAAGATCCTTCCATTGCACCGCCAAGGGAAGAGAAAGCAAGTATTCTTGAGAAGTTACATTCGCTTAAAAATATTTGGCCGTTTATGGGGCTATTTTTAGTAAGTATTGGCGGTATATATTTAGGTATTTTCACGCCGACTGAAGCAGCTGGAGTAGGTGCGTTTGGTGCTCTATTGTTTGCATTAATTTCCAGAAAACTTACGTGGGAAACTTTGAAAGACTCACTAAGTGAATCTATTCGCTTGACTGCGTTTATTTTCTTTATTTTAATTGGTGCCAATTTATTTGGACAATTCTTGGCAATCAGCAGAATTCCTGTCATGCTTACGACGTATGTCGGAAATCTTGACTTGCACGCATATATCATCCTTATCGGTATTCTTGCTGTGTTACTTGTGCTTGGTTGTTTCATTGAAAGTTTAGCTTTAATCGTTATCACATTGCCCATTCTGTATCCAATTATTACGGAATTAGGATTTAACGGTATTTGGTTTGGAGTAATTATGATTATGGTTATTAATATCGGTGCATTAACACCACCGTTAGGAATAAGTGTCTACGTTATTAAAGGAGTAGCTAGAAATATTCCAATACAGTCAATCTTCAGAGGGGTCGTTCCAATGATTATCGCAATGATTGTATGTGTGGCAATTCTAGTTGTTTTTCCGCAGATAGTTACTGTATTGCCAGATTTAATGAAATGA
- a CDS encoding NAD-dependent succinate-semialdehyde dehydrogenase produces the protein MQSYKMFVGGKWFGNNLEQIDVINPATNEQIGTIPNGGKEEAKQAVDAAHNALKEWSARTAEDRSNYLVKWHELIKEERETIAKIMTEEQGKPLKEAIGEVDYANGFISWYAEEGKRIYGDIIPASHTNKRIFVQKKPVGVVAAITPWNFPAAMITRKVGPALAVGCTVVIKPATQTPLTAFKLVELAEKAGIPRGVINIVTGSSSQIGKVWNDDGRVRKLTFTGSTEVGKILMKDAANTMKKISLELGGHAPFVVMEDADLDKAVAGVIASKFRNAGQTCVCTNRVYVHESIKDIFQDKLTEAVSKLKVGNGLEEGINIGPLIDQSAVDKVDEQVKDAISKGGRVTFGGKSLRGLYVEPTIVVDATDDMLCMYEETFGPLVPVTTFRDEEEVIARANNSPYGLAAYVFTENIGRAIRISEALEYGIVGLNDGAPSTPQAPFGGFKESGLGREGGYYGIEEFLEIKYISLAF, from the coding sequence ATGCAATCTTACAAAATGTTTGTTGGTGGGAAATGGTTTGGAAATAATTTAGAACAGATTGATGTAATCAATCCAGCTACAAACGAACAAATTGGAACGATTCCTAACGGCGGAAAAGAAGAAGCTAAGCAGGCAGTCGATGCTGCACATAATGCGCTAAAAGAGTGGTCTGCAAGAACTGCAGAAGATCGAAGCAACTATCTTGTGAAGTGGCACGAGTTGATAAAAGAAGAAAGAGAAACGATAGCCAAAATCATGACGGAAGAACAAGGAAAACCACTCAAAGAAGCAATTGGTGAAGTAGACTATGCCAATGGTTTTATATCATGGTATGCGGAGGAAGGAAAACGGATATATGGTGATATTATTCCTGCATCTCATACGAATAAACGTATTTTTGTGCAGAAAAAACCAGTTGGCGTTGTCGCAGCAATTACTCCATGGAACTTTCCTGCCGCAATGATCACACGTAAAGTTGGACCAGCACTTGCAGTCGGATGCACGGTAGTTATTAAGCCAGCCACGCAAACACCTTTAACAGCGTTTAAATTGGTGGAATTAGCTGAAAAGGCGGGTATTCCAAGAGGTGTTATTAATATTGTCACTGGTAGCTCAAGCCAAATTGGGAAAGTATGGAATGATGACGGCCGAGTTAGAAAATTAACGTTTACTGGATCAACAGAGGTCGGAAAAATATTGATGAAAGATGCAGCAAATACAATGAAAAAAATCTCACTTGAACTAGGTGGACATGCTCCATTTGTCGTAATGGAAGATGCTGATTTAGACAAAGCAGTAGCAGGAGTAATCGCATCTAAATTTCGTAATGCCGGCCAAACTTGTGTATGTACGAACCGGGTATACGTGCATGAATCTATTAAAGATATTTTTCAAGATAAGCTGACAGAGGCAGTGTCAAAACTTAAAGTTGGGAATGGACTGGAAGAAGGGATAAATATAGGTCCATTGATCGACCAGAGTGCAGTAGATAAGGTGGATGAACAAGTTAAAGATGCAATAAGTAAAGGTGGGCGTGTCACCTTTGGAGGGAAAAGTTTAAGAGGATTATACGTTGAACCGACTATTGTTGTGGACGCAACAGACGACATGCTTTGTATGTATGAAGAAACATTCGGTCCATTGGTTCCCGTTACAACATTTAGAGATGAAGAAGAAGTAATTGCACGAGCAAATAATTCTCCATATGGGCTAGCTGCGTATGTTTTTACAGAAAATATTGGACGTGCTATTCGAATTAGTGAAGCACTCGAATATGGCATTGTCGGATTGAACGATGGAGCTCCATCGACTCCACAAGCTCCGTTTGGCGGATTTAAAGAAAGCGGACTTGGTCGTGAAGGTGGTTATTACGGTATCGAAGAATTCCTTGAAATTAAGTATATTTCACTTGCATTTTAA
- a CDS encoding fumarylacetoacetate hydrolase family protein, with the protein MRHARIAYNGLIQHAVETNEGIKLEDGRIVNESQVTWLPPVEPKTVFTLGLNYADHAAELSFKEAPKEPLVFLKGPNTFIGHLGETYRPSDVTFMHYECELAVVIGKTAKNVKKEEAYNYVRGYTVANDYALRDYLENYYRPNLRVKNRDTCTPIGPWVVDKEDIEDPMNLQLTTYVNGEITQQGSTADMIFSVPHLIEYLSGLMTLNPGDIILTGTPKGSVDTKVGDEVITEVEGVGRLVNTIVGEKTFQSI; encoded by the coding sequence ATGAGGCACGCACGAATAGCGTATAATGGTTTAATTCAACATGCGGTTGAAACAAACGAAGGAATTAAATTAGAAGACGGTCGTATTGTGAATGAGTCACAGGTCACATGGCTACCACCGGTAGAACCGAAAACGGTATTCACACTCGGTCTAAACTATGCGGATCATGCGGCAGAGCTTTCATTTAAAGAAGCACCGAAAGAGCCATTGGTATTTTTAAAAGGACCAAATACGTTCATTGGTCATCTTGGGGAAACGTATCGTCCAAGCGATGTAACATTTATGCACTATGAATGTGAACTAGCGGTCGTGATCGGTAAAACAGCGAAAAACGTTAAAAAAGAGGAAGCATATAATTATGTTCGTGGCTATACGGTGGCGAATGATTACGCTCTTCGTGATTATCTAGAAAACTACTATCGACCAAACCTTCGTGTGAAAAATCGGGATACATGTACCCCAATTGGTCCATGGGTCGTGGATAAAGAAGATATTGAAGATCCAATGAATTTACAATTGACTACTTATGTTAATGGTGAAATCACACAGCAAGGTAGTACTGCAGACATGATCTTCTCTGTACCTCATCTTATTGAGTATTTAAGTGGACTTATGACATTAAATCCAGGAGATATTATTCTGACTGGAACACCAAAAGGGTCTGTTGATACAAAGGTTGGCGATGAAGTAATAACAGAAGTAGAAGGTGTAGGCAGACTTGTGAATACAATCGTTGGGGAGAAAACCTTTCAATCTATCTAA